In Alosa sapidissima isolate fAloSap1 chromosome 5, fAloSap1.pri, whole genome shotgun sequence, the genomic stretch TTTTTGTTGGTCGATCTTCCCTCCCaacctttctttcttcctttcctaCATCCAAGACCCTCTCCCTCTAATAAAGGTGTGAAGGAAATGGGGAAAGAATGCCATAAAGATGGGGAATCAAGGACTATGAAAAATGAGATGTGCATTAAGCTTATAATTCTACAGACTACATTACGACAAGCCAAAGGTCAACTCCAAGTATGATTCAAAATACCAATGAATAACGCCTCACTACAAAATTTGGAAAGCAAAGATTTGTTTTACTCTTTTCCCCCTCCAACATTCCACATCTCTGCACGAAACAGTAATTATCACCTTACAGACACAATAGAAGATAATGTTAGGCTATTTGTAATACTATTTGAGCCCAACAGCCATGTTTGTTGAAGAGCCATTCCCATTTCAAGAGCCAGAACTGTTATTTTGAGGACACACAGAGATCGGACAGGAAGAGTACTGTGAAGAGCCGATAGTGAGGAGGAAGTCTTAAAATAAACTAACAGAGCTAGGTTACTAGGCCCGGGCCAGCCATAGGATTAGTATTTCACTCAAGGACAGAGCTAGCTGGATGAACAAAGGCAACACCAAAGGTTAAATGGACGTTTTTGACTTGGCTAACGCTAtctaaaatgcactagtggacTACAGTATCATTTTTATGACATTCCTGATCATTCTTCCTCCAAATTATAATATTTGAGTAAAGGAGATGGTATACATTTTTACAGTATATAAGTTTCTCATTAAattaaatgttttagcttaaCCTACACATATGCTGTGAAATATGGTTACCATCCTTTCCTTTGactttatagaccctttcaacaataaaaacaaaaacaatgcttgaacgttctatttggttcccaatctacttcctctgcagtaagataacatatggaatgttaaaacggaagtcttgtggggccaactatgatgctgataatggaactctcttgaaagggtccattgaGATGCCCCCTGTGGTATTTAAAACCTCCCTCTGTGGGAATCATTAGTGAGAaatttgtttgttgtaaggTATCTGATGGTGCTGACCCCAGGGGGATACCAACACAAACATGGTTTAGGGGTTTTTTTTGTAGTAAATATTCTTATTTCTGCTAAATACCAGCTGATTAGATGATCACAGGTAGGGTGGCATCTTGTGATTTGGATGTGTGTTAAGGATAAGAACTGGCTTCACCTACAGATGTGTGGGATTGTTACTTGACAGTCTCCCGTTATCGTGAagaaagctgcagtctcacaccagcTGTCTTGGAGTAATCTTGACCCAAAGACTTCAACATAAAATAccaaaaagtttttcttttgtATCTTAAAGATTGTCAAGGTTAATTTTTGGATCTGCTACACTGCAtagcagggttgtgcaaaattcaaattgcaattatgtttcctgtttgctacctcaattgaaatgcaagtcaaattcaagaattgaattggattaagagccagtttcaattccaTTCTGGAACTTTGCACAACCCTGCTGCATAGTAACTTTTCACAATATAGCTGACTATAAGCTGCAGAAATCAAACTGAAACTCTCAGACAACAAAGGCATGTAATATTTCTACACTGGAACAGCAGAGTCATATAGACGTATTTCATGTAGGTCATTTTTTGGGGTTGGTGGGTGCATTGATGTGGCTACACTGACACACCAAGCGTACGGTAATGTTGCTTGGTTGATTCTGACATGTGGCAtgtgaacatgtttgatgacaaTAGGGGTtattattgtccaatgtttataacaatcccagtggtattaaattgttcctatagagtgttgatgagtgtacatattgtgaatgtggataatacagtgtgattttttaatgttaaaagttgcaattggtgaataaactattttgagaggtggatattCTCTAacaagaggtggataaactatgtttacttgtgtttagcctccatTACACCCCTGCTTGTAAAGCCTACCAACTGTtaattctctctgtgtgtgtacttgactcTTGGAAACAATGTAACAATATTCTAGCCAATCAACATGTTACTTCAGAAGTTTGGAagaatttgattgactgtttgactggcaaatattaaaaaaaaatgacagaatTGTGGACTGTGCCTTCCCCTCAGAAAATGATTCAGATGTTGAGGTTTTGTGAGGTTTTTTAAGAACTCAAGAGTCTTTTACCGATGGAAAATAATTCCTTTGTCAAGTCACTTTGCTATTTTAAGGATACAAAATAATATCCTTGTCTTTGTTGGTgcaatgtttttaaatgtaattaaatgtagcctatattgaTTTGTAGCAAAAGCATAGCCTGAGCTACACAGCTCGACATAATGTGCATTTTCACCTAAGATATAGCATGGCAGTACACAttgaaatctttttttttctccttgagCTGCATGCAACGTTGCATGGtattatataggcctagcccTAGACCTAGCCTAAATACTTTCGTTTTCACATTCTCTAACTGCCCATGGGCTATTTAAAAACCTAAGAATTTCACAAAATGAGGGACAGTAACACAATCTAGACGTGTCGTGGGTTGTTTATAACAACCTGGACAAGAAAGAAACAGTAGTCTAATTACAAAGCGAAAACTCCAATATTTTCTGATTAAATCCCCCTGCTGGCATATGATCCGCCGCTAACTGTTTTCTTACAAACAACATCGTTTattcagtagcctaggctatctcttccattacaaatatatttcgCGCTTACCTTGAAGACAAACTTCATATTCCACATGATAGACCTACTGCACATATTTTATATCCAACATTGTACGTAAATGTTCTGCATTGAACCCGATACACAAGGACTGTTTTGGATAACTTGGTTTTACTTTCACTTAGCTTTTTTTTCACAGGGCTTTTCGGTTCGTTTGAACTTATGGGAGGAGTCACAGGAAAGCAATCTTATCTTATACGTGGTGAAGGAATGCATGGCtagaaaacataaacaaagaGTTGTAGTTTAGTATATTTTGACCCTTTtgattagcctatttatttattcgtGACCAACGCTTCGGTCAGAAAGTTGcctattatataatatatatatataggctaaaGAGTTTGGCTCCAAAATGCTATAGCctatccaccattttaatgaatttacatttacatttagcctaaatcatttttttattttgttttccaagtaggTCTAATTTCAGTAGAAATGTAATTGGATATTcacaactgcaatttgattgatattacctgaaatacacaattaaatagcatagtcatgactttttaatgtttttaaaaacggagatatagcattttggaaccaaacacttcatatattatattattgaatTTATTATTGAATTATTCAATGTCACTAGCCTTCTATTCTTAACAATCAAGACCTCAAGCACAGAAGGTGACTATTTGGAGCATCTATGAGGTTTTCATGCCTTCCACATACCACCATCAGATGGAGCCATTGGCCCCAACCTGCTGCTTCAAAGACATTTTTTAATGTCTCTTTAGTCCTTGAAATCAGATGTTTCTGAGTTTTAGCCTCTTCCTCTGCTTGTCACTCTGTCTTGAATCCTCCCGAGCTGTGAGCATGGGCAGATTATGAGCCACTAcgcccctgggcacagacatgaaaagagCCCTGGCCCCTGCCCGCCTAAGCTAGTGAGTCCGGGGGCATCCTCTCCCGTGTAAGACAGTTTTGAAacataaccccttaaatgatgactaaATGATGGCTTACAAGTGGAGTGTGGAGGACATGTAGATGTCCACCAAGGACCAAACGGGCCTGTGGCCCCCTCGGCGCCACCATACGCCAGACTGGACACCATGCTGCTGAGTTGTAGAACTCAGTCCTGTAGCCTTTGCACTGATCTTTGGCTTTCTTTTTCGCCAGAGTGAACAATCAGATGGTCTCATAGACGATGGAAGGAGCTGTTGACAACCCATACGTCAATTTTATTTCCTTTTCACagtaattaaattaaatgttgTACTATAGCTTAAATCTGACTGAAGATGCCATCATTTTGTGGTGGACCATTTATTTCTCAGGAATGAAGAAAATAGAACATTATTGGGCCAGGGAGATAGATATAGCCTATagatgtaggcctaatattcTCAAGCTGAGGCATCATAGATGCCCACTCTTCCAtagcataaagcatattcagggttcccatatcttatttcaaagaaagaaacagaaatttcacttttgtgtgaacttcaggtaaaaaatgaaaagtaaataacttatttctttcaaaaaaatgacctgctggtagggagaacattttggtcatgtggtatgagcatttctagggcttactccccaggtcaccatctcactctcacacacacacacacacacacacacacacacacaggccacctatatccagcagctactaatatgccagtcattagttgaaactgaaaaggtgtctgttcatcttcaaaagaagctggttttcaaagttgccagaattcagtgcccgggtagcctgacgagccagacccacattaaaatgtaatttgctgctgctagggtgcgtctagatttctaggctagtgccTGGGAGTTTCAGGCAtttcaacatttcagctcttataTCCTGTAGTTTtgattagtaccatggttcaacaaatgtgtaaaggttatataatagttcacttcaactgagaagttaacaaaaaatattccactattccacaagttaacaaaaaacagaaagaaagaaagaaagcctttgaaatgtagcctatcccacgcttccacaaagaggcatattgaactaatgtttaggctacatgttttttgcatgggtaggctatattgttgtttggtgatttagcctactcctttactacaccctcttctgagcaaacaaggcatataggtttatcatgtagggtaattgctctttcttacattaaataatttTATTATAATAAGGTTgtaaaggtcttgggagagctttttgcttttatccatcatgaaatgtttcttgtgtgacaccttggtaatgaaaaacctttttatagcccatcaatatactaaccaagcttatattaatttgcacagatagaaaggataactactctctaactacttacagattccagcttgccccttccctttccttgccttagtgctttttcttagcttgttcaatactttttccctgtgttattccacttcattacacatgactctacttaggagttgtttggattttttatgtgtggattacctgagttattactaatgtctggtgaaaatgttgtacccccgtattccacttttcaagggccctctcctccattggggccctatacttcccactctcccccccagttcgacgccctttaatctgctgaaccttctgctcgtttccaaatataaaaaaaaaactctctgcaactcaacattggcctgcctgcctcagctgcctgtgaggggcttttcagttgtgctggattactgttcactgcaaagcgacgcaaggatgaatgcaactaactttgaaaatcaactactgctcaaacttaaaggaaccgtatgtaagaaatgtatttcaattaatcataaaatagccctgatatgtcactaaacattaagaaatcatgttcatttcaaatacttatattactgacaacagtagtccggccaggatattgtcatttaaaaagttgcagccctcaactgatgttgatgttgcgttttgtcatgttatgtcatgttttggcctgatgcgccaccctccacctaactactaatcacaaagtcagtagtgtttcggcatccgagttggcaacctcgagtcaagggggagggggagggggaggggatacaccgctctacagtaatttgaaagtgattgcagtaccggtcttggccacaatcttacatatggttcctttaaaggagaactccggtgatttttcacatagatctccatttctcaacgtcactgagtactgtcggtatgaacaaaactgaaacaaggttttacctagctcgagttgctgcagctacagtgctacacagtgggagcatgaacatggctgccttagctgctggctgcagcaactcgagctaggaccaaagtccttttcaggcaagtacctccactcggcggccatattgcaacactttttgggcacttatcgtgcatctatttcggcagaaatgcgtgtgcgtaaggcttcacgacaccaatcttgctccagcagctagatcacaacagatgattggcacgatgtcttcacagcacaccacatgataggctcaatgtattttacaacacaccacatgattggctcaatgtattcacatgtcaatgttttgccgcggaagggttgtgatatttgtagacaactgactaaccccatgcattactatggaggattttttgagtgctgtatcttctcattagaaagtctttggtaaaactggttgttctggtaccccccccccccccccccaaaaaaaagtaactaagtaacttttacttaaagtacattttaaatgaactactttttacttttacttaagtacattttcagatcggtattttaacttgtacttgagtaatatttcatcaaggtattggtacttttacttgagtacaatattttcgtactttttccacctctgaagttcacATACATTATTACCATTCGCCGGatgcatgtaggcctatacaggAGTGACGAGCAGCTTGGGCCAGGGAACTCACGGTTCAGGTAGTAAGGACGAAGAAGTTCAACATCGGCAGTGCAGAGTTTATCTAGGCTGATTTATGGTTCTACGTCGAATCGATGGCGTACCCCCTGACGTAGACCCAGTAGCCGGTGTTTCAAGAAGTCTACTGTGGGGAGTACGTCGTCGATTTTGAAACTAGCACTTTGCCACaaagcagtaggctagcctactttgtGGGCAGTTGTGGTAAAGTTTGGTTTTTAACAtaggcctaacacacacacacacacacaccacaccatacctcccaaacacatacccacacaccaacccccccctcccatacACCATTTCATCAGCCCCCACCCAAACACATAACATACCCCCTTCCcacaccaccaacacccccccccccccccgaccacACACCACATTTTATACCCCCCCCCTTACTTATAATTCCTTTTATGACTACATGACAAACTACTTGAACCGTGCCACTTGCCGACTATACCACCACTCACTCtaaaccagtggtccccaaactaagGCCCGCGGGCCagatacggcccgccacctcattttgggtggccccccaaaacatgtccgtggtatatagcaaccggcccgcacgggagtacgacatcgtcaaactataacctccgcaatttcccccattcattctctatggcgagtcttaacagtacacatgtaatactctttttgtccactggtggttgttttggcgctgtttcgcgtttgccatcaaaaatggaatgaaatgtaggcctatcctgactgcatcagtgctcaaagtattctaaaagtttatcaatgaattgttaataactaactaacttatattcaagtcatttttctgggactttctgggataattatttttatttgttcaaatgttgaatggtggtcatttcagaccacttcagtacttcataaaattctcatagtttgagaactttacattttcagagttcagagttcacacatttttaatgaaatatacttttgggactgcctgctaatacttttgggaatgcaaaagtctttttattagtattatttaatttgagttacattttacactgatatggcctgatggcaatataaacacagctaacaatggtattaaattgcaaaagcctatagattaaatgtaatggaatattcaactaaggtagactgctgttgttcatagcactaagctatttatgatatgctccgagtctctggccctctcttacagccaggcatagtaagctggccctcggaagaaaaagtttggggaccactgctctaaACCTAACCCATGGAACAGTTGGCAAGTGGCACAGCATGGGACAGTAGCATAAGACAGTAGGCGAATGGCTCAAGAGTAAGACAGTAGGCTAATAGGAGACAGCAGGCGAGTGACATAAGAATGTGGGAACAACAGTAAGGGGTTTTTGCTCCTACTGACACAAAAAGGCGTGGTCCGTGCTAGGTCATTCAGCCATGACAAGCCTGTCCTGCTGCAAGGATTGCGTCACAGATGGTTCCTGAtttaatatattgtttttttccccccacagtGACAGTGCTGATGGTGATCGGATTCATCTTCATGCTCTGtaagttttttttgttgtttgcatttGTAATCTAAAGAAATTTCTAGAGAGAAAATTCTAAAGAAATGTCAGTGGAATGCATGCGGCTTGTTCATAGCCTTTTCAGTGCAAAACTTTTATTAATTAACAGCAAAATAGAAGTAAAATTGTGATAAAGAAGACTAGTCTCAGGCAAAAGTGTAGGATAGCCTACTGCTATTACCTCTTTACTCAAGTAGCCTATTTTCAAGCAATTTCACAGTGGGAGTGATACATTTCCAAAGTCGGAATGAATCAATGATGGCATTTTTGCTTAAGTTGTGGTGCGTTCCCGTCATCTAAAATCTGACTTGTCTTGTGAGAGGGTGTGAGACTATAGCCTAGTGTTTCAAAAGTCTTTTCCAAATCTTCTGATATATGGGCAACGCAAGTTACCCAGTGCTGAAATGTGCTCAACGTATTAAAGTACAATGTATTGTGATTGGGTTAACTGTGCTGTAATGTAAAGCAGGAGAACTACACTGGTTAACATGCCAAATGAGGGTTCACCCTCTTTTATTCAGCCCAGATGAAAATAaagcaacacaaaaaaaaacttccaaCTAATTTCAATAATCAATGATTAACTCAGAatagaaaatgaaacaaaatattTGTCATAGACAAAAATCAATGAATAACTCAGAATGGTCAAATCAGTTGTGCCAATAGTGCTCAATAAAGTGCTGCGTCTATGTGCTCTTAATAGCTCCCCCTGGTATAGACTAATGAGCCATGTTCAAATGCAGGGCTTTCAAGTGTTGCAAAGTTAACCCTCTTTTACTCCACTGTTATTGTCCCCTTCATTTAGGTTGAAATCAGCCTTGATGTTGGGAAAGTTTGCAGTgagataaaataaaaaataattgataACTCCTCAAATGCATTAACACAGACGTAAcaatcctgttttttttttttaatgtaaggAGTAGGAAGCACAGATATCTTGGTCATAATGTAGGGGagtaactgtaggctacaacgttTCCAGAAAATAGATACTCAAGTAAATACAGAGTAGGCTAGTAAGTTTCAGCCCTACCTGAAAGCGctacttaaaggataattccggtatttagcacttcaAGTCCCATTTCtgatatatttgtattttgtaaaatcccattgatttctgttggaagactcattgctccTTGATATCACTGCGCTACCGGAAATGGAAAGGagaccttcttttactgtctatgcttcagactcaaatattgagcggaagtttatacacggttgtgaggtatctgaaaaaatagttccacaatagcaaataacacggattgaaatcatacattgtgctgatatatttgtattaataacAAGCAACATTGAATAGATTAATACAGTGTAATGTTTATGAATTGCACAGTGTTAAACTAAATCTGTGAAAGATagtatgaaagaaagaaaaatacatCTATGAAATAGGCTATTAATCACTGTGGAGTATGACATTTTGAAACTGTTTAGGTCTACTGttatcaaacatgtttttatttttatgaggTAGACCATGTTGTGACGTGGTCCACTTTACCACAATCGTAGAATTCATAGTTTAACCACTGATTACACCTCTGTATTCCATTGCAGTGCCCATTATGGTGGTCAGCTCTGATACCCCCATAAGAGCTGTGATGGGTGGCATTACAACATTAACAGCTATGACGGCCTGTATGGGGGAAAGAAAGTGGACTGTCAAGAAGGGTGCCGAGTACCGCCATGTAAGCACTTGCAAAGAGGAGACATGCTCTGTGGAACCGCGCTTTCGGAACCGAGCCGAGCAACGGGGGACTAATCTCACCATCAGCCCAGTGCTGTTTGATGATGACGGCTTCTACATTTACTCTTGTGATGGCAAGGAGACCGCCTGGATTCCCTTACATCTTGAGTGTAAGCATGATACTGTTTATATTGCTACTACAAATTCTTAAAAATAAGGAAAGTAAAAATAAGGAAAAAACAATTAACAAAAATGAATATTTTCCTTGTAAAACCTGACATTTATATTGGTAAcgtttacatttagtcatttagctgaaGCTTTTATcaaaagtgacttacaaaaagGGAACAATGGAGGTACATGTTAGACATGTTGTTAGAGCagcaattcgccttattcacctggcggccagaacgaggctacatcatacacttgccattacacctcagtgcagcagatggtggtaatgcagtcagtttgcaaactgccaaaaaaaaacgctcaccgaaaaagaagaagggttcgctggcctgtttttctttttcttcagtgagtttttttagcagtttgcaaacggagtgcattacctccaCCATCTTGCAGTGGACTTAgatgtaatggcaagtgtaccctgtagcctcgctctggccgccgggtgaataaggcgaataggtaggcctactactcGCATTGAATGAAGTGCCAGTTGAAGCGAAGTTAAGTCAAGGGAAGAAGACAGAGGGATAGTCAGAATAGAGAAGAGGGTCAAAAGTCAAAgacagctttattgtcaatttcacCACATGAATAAGACATACAGAATAATATAAAAAATCTTTATCTCTATCTCACGGTGAAAGAAATAAAGTGCACAACAGATAAAGAAATTTCAAAACGACAGTAAAATAAGCAAATATATATACTTTACAAAAAACAGCAGAAAACTTCTTGTGGCAGCAGTCAGAGTTCAGGGTTCAGAGTCCAGCGTTGGGAGTGTTTATAAGTTTTTCCCAATGGGCTTTCCAGTTGTAGTCAGTGCAGCTCCCACCCCACACAGTGATGCAACTGGTCAGGATGCTCTCAGTGGTGCCTTGGTAGAATGTCCACATGATGGGTGGGGGGCTCTCGCTGTCTTGAGTTTGTGgaggaagtagaggcgctgctgggctttcttctttctttctgtcactgatgtgtttttggtccaggagaggtcctCACTGATGGATGTACACCCTCAGGAATtcggtgctgctcactctctccacagcagcaCCATTGATGATCAGTGGTGGGTGTTGGGTGCGGCCTCTctggaagtcaacaacaatctccttggtcttgttGACATTCAGAAGGAGGTTGTTGTCTCTGCACCACTTGGCCAGGCTGACCTCTGGCATCATACTTGGAGATGAGACCCACCACAGTTGTGTCATCCACAAACTTCACCATGTGATTGGTGCTGCAGGTTGGTGTGCAGTCATGAATCAGCAGGGTGAAAAATACACAGCCTTGGAGGGCCCCTGTgttcagtgtgatgctgctcgAGGTGTTATTGCCGACTCATACTGCTTGTGGCCTTTCACTGAGGAAGTCCAGCAGCCTGTTGCATAGCAAGGAGTTGAGCCTCAGGTGGTCCAGTTTGCAGCTGAGGTGTTTTGggattatggtgttgaatgctgaactgaagtctgtgaacagcattctcacatacgAGCCTTTTGTGTCCAGGTGTGTAAGGGCTGGGTGGAAAACAAAGCAGGTCTGGTTGGCTCGGAATGCAAACTGGTAGGGGTCCAGGGTTGGGTGGAGGATGGATTTGATGTGTCACATGACTAGCCATTCAAatcacttcatgatgatggggggGTCAGTGTCACAAGGCAATAGTCATTAAAGCAGGATGGAGTGAATTTCTtcggcacgggtatgatggtggtgGCCTTGAAGCACAATGGAACAACAGCCTGTCTCAGAGAAGTGTTAAAGACATCcatgaagacatccttaagctcctctgcacagtccttcagcaCACGACCAGGAATGTGTTCTTGACCTGGTGCCTTGCGGGTGTTGATACTGGAGTGTCCCCTTCACTCTTgcagcacacaagcacagagcCTGGTcatggggagggggtggggtgacCAGGCTcttctgtggatgtgtgttgttttgtgtgtcaaACCGTGCAAAGAAACTGTtgaggttgttgagcagagagAGGTTGCTGTCACAGATCCGTGGCGTGGTCATGGTCAGTGCTAGATTAAGCATGTCCAGTTGTTAGTTGTGCAAGGAGAGGAGGGTCTTCAGGAGGTTTTTGAAGACAGAGAGGGTTGTATCTGCTCTGATAACAGACTGTCTCTTCAATTacttgcatgtgtatgtttttaCAGCTTGTACAAGCACTGCTGTCATTGCTGCTGGTGGTGATCTCTCCATGAGCCTGTGTAGCCTGGATCAGGTGAAATTGAACTTCACCCCAAGGGGCAGTTCAGCAGCAGAGACGGTGTTCATCATGGACAACGGACAAGTGTTCGTTCGTTCACAAGCCTCAAGAGGCATGACACTGTCTGTGCAGAACAACACTGCTGTGCTCTCTGGTGTGCTGGAAGGAGGACTAGTCACAGGCACAGACAGCAAGACTGACAAGAAGCTCTTTGAAGTGATCGTCACCATTACTGGATCTAGTATGTTTCTTTTATCACATTGTTGGTGTGTTTTATCTTTGCTTTTATAATTACTATGCAAGAAGCTAAGAAGTGA encodes the following:
- the LOC121709746 gene encoding uncharacterized protein LOC121709746, whose amino-acid sequence is MVIGFIFMLLPIMVVSSDTPIRAVMGGITTLTAMTACMGERKWTVKKGAEYRHVSTCKEETCSVEPRFRNRAEQRGTNLTISPVLFDDDGFYIYSCDGKETAWIPLHLESCTSTAVIAAGGDLSMSLCSLDQVKLNFTPRGSSAAETVFIMDNGQVFVRSQASRGMTLSVQNNTAVLSGVLEGGLVTGTDSKTDKKLFEVIVTITGSNLNCY